In a single window of the Allobranchiibius huperziae genome:
- the mraY gene encoding phospho-N-acetylmuramoyl-pentapeptide-transferase, with amino-acid sequence MKVVLIGALIALAVALFGTRIFIQFLVRRGYGQFIRDDGPTSHHTKRGTPTMGGAVIIAGSVSGYFLAHLLSWSPPTVSGCLVMFLLVGLGLVGFADDWMKISHQRSLGLRSVQKLVLQVLVSTVFAILATRFGDKGGRTPGSFHISFVRDTWVNLAFGGTALAVVLFVLWANLIVAGTSNGVNLTDGLDGLATGVSAMVFGAYILISVWQYNQNCEYHFSNKCYQVRDPLDLAVVAACVMASCFGFLWWNATPAKIFMGDTGSLALGGALAGLAICSRTELLVVILGGLFVLETLSVILQVGSFKLRRKRIFRMAPLHHHFEMLGWEQVTVVIRFWIIAGLCVAVALGLFYAEWVVT; translated from the coding sequence GTGAAGGTTGTCCTGATCGGCGCGTTGATCGCGCTGGCAGTGGCATTGTTCGGGACCCGGATCTTCATCCAGTTCCTCGTGCGGCGCGGGTACGGGCAGTTCATCCGCGACGACGGACCCACCAGCCACCACACCAAGCGCGGCACGCCCACGATGGGCGGCGCGGTGATCATCGCGGGTTCGGTGAGCGGCTACTTCCTCGCCCACCTGCTCAGCTGGTCGCCGCCGACCGTCTCCGGATGTCTGGTCATGTTCCTGCTGGTCGGACTCGGTCTCGTCGGGTTCGCCGACGACTGGATGAAGATCTCCCACCAGCGCTCGCTCGGCCTGCGCTCGGTCCAGAAGCTCGTGCTGCAGGTGCTCGTCTCGACGGTGTTCGCGATCCTCGCGACCCGCTTCGGCGACAAGGGCGGTCGTACGCCGGGCAGCTTCCACATCTCGTTCGTGCGGGACACCTGGGTCAACCTGGCCTTCGGTGGCACGGCCCTCGCCGTCGTCCTCTTCGTCCTCTGGGCCAACCTCATCGTGGCCGGCACCTCGAACGGCGTGAACCTCACCGACGGCCTCGACGGTCTCGCGACCGGCGTCAGCGCGATGGTCTTCGGCGCGTACATCCTGATCAGCGTGTGGCAGTACAACCAGAACTGCGAGTACCACTTCAGCAACAAGTGCTACCAGGTGCGTGACCCGCTCGACCTCGCCGTCGTCGCGGCGTGCGTGATGGCCTCGTGCTTCGGATTCCTGTGGTGGAACGCCACCCCGGCCAAGATCTTCATGGGCGACACCGGTTCGCTCGCGCTGGGCGGCGCGCTGGCGGGCCTCGCCATCTGCTCGCGCACGGAGCTGCTGGTCGTCATCCTCGGCGGGCTGTTCGTGCTCGAGACGCTCTCGGTGATCCTGCAGGTGGGGTCCTTCAAACTGCGCCGCAAACGGATCTTCCGGATGGCGCCGCTGCACCACCACTTCGAGATGCTCGGGTGGGAACAGGTCACCGTGGTGATCCGGTTCTGGATCATCGCGGGCCTGTGCGTCGCGGTGGCGCTCGGCCTGTTCTACGCCGAGTGGGTCGTCACCTGA
- the ftsZ gene encoding cell division protein FtsZ — translation MPTPQNYLAVIKVVGIGGGGVNAINRMIEGGLKGVEFIAINTDAQALLMCDADVKLEVGRELTRGLGAGADPEVGKKAAEDHAEDIEEVLKGADMVFVTAGEGGGTGTGGAPVVAKIAKSLGALTIGVVTRPFTFEGRRRAGQADLGINALREEVDTLIVIPNDRLLSISDRNVSMLEAFHTADQVLLSGVQGITDLITTPGLINLDFADVKSVMQGAGSALMGIGSARGEDRAVQAAEYAISSPLLEASIDGAQGVLLSVQGGSDLGLFEINEAAKLVQEAAHPEANIIFGAVIDDALGDEVRVTVIAAGFDGGTPQRRADERAIGQIQGGPTARQQQPVAAAVGGASPSAPHQQAPVQRDGAAQPARPAQGQQGGQGQQGYGQPVQRPVGGEQGGQGGPGREQGADGRQGEGQQGQQSVPQQAAPVRPPRQAPVDPPEDLDVPDFLK, via the coding sequence GTGCCAACTCCTCAGAACTACCTGGCTGTCATCAAGGTCGTCGGTATCGGTGGTGGCGGTGTCAACGCGATCAACCGGATGATCGAGGGCGGCCTCAAGGGCGTGGAGTTCATCGCCATCAACACCGACGCCCAGGCGCTGCTGATGTGCGACGCGGACGTCAAGCTGGAGGTCGGCCGCGAGCTGACCCGTGGCCTCGGCGCCGGCGCGGACCCCGAGGTCGGCAAGAAGGCCGCCGAGGATCACGCGGAGGACATCGAAGAGGTGCTGAAGGGCGCCGACATGGTCTTCGTGACCGCCGGAGAGGGTGGCGGCACCGGCACCGGTGGCGCACCCGTCGTGGCGAAGATCGCCAAGAGCCTCGGCGCGCTGACCATCGGCGTCGTCACGCGGCCGTTCACGTTCGAGGGACGCCGTCGTGCCGGCCAGGCCGATCTCGGCATCAACGCGCTGCGCGAGGAGGTCGACACCCTCATCGTCATCCCGAACGACCGGCTGCTGTCGATCAGCGATCGCAACGTCTCCATGCTGGAGGCCTTCCACACCGCCGACCAGGTTCTGCTGTCAGGTGTCCAGGGCATCACCGACCTGATCACCACCCCCGGTCTGATCAACCTCGACTTCGCCGACGTGAAGTCGGTCATGCAGGGCGCCGGTTCGGCCCTGATGGGCATCGGCTCGGCGCGCGGCGAGGACCGTGCGGTGCAGGCGGCCGAGTACGCGATCTCCTCCCCGCTGCTGGAGGCCAGCATCGACGGCGCCCAGGGCGTGCTGCTGTCCGTGCAGGGCGGCAGCGACCTCGGACTCTTCGAGATCAACGAGGCGGCCAAGCTGGTGCAGGAGGCCGCCCACCCGGAGGCCAACATCATCTTCGGTGCGGTCATCGACGACGCCCTCGGTGACGAGGTGCGGGTCACGGTCATCGCTGCCGGCTTCGACGGCGGGACCCCGCAGCGTCGGGCGGACGAGCGGGCGATCGGTCAGATCCAGGGCGGCCCGACGGCGCGGCAGCAGCAGCCCGTGGCCGCCGCCGTCGGAGGCGCCTCGCCGAGCGCGCCCCACCAGCAGGCCCCGGTGCAGCGCGACGGTGCGGCGCAGCCCGCCCGCCCGGCGCAGGGTCAGCAGGGTGGCCAGGGCCAGCAGGGTTACGGCCAGCCGGTGCAGCGTCCCGTCGGAGGGGAGCAGGGCGGCCAGGGCGGTCCGGGCCGCGAGCAGGGCGCCGACGGTCGGCAGGGCGAGGGCCAGCAGGGTCAGCAGAGCGTCCCGCAGCAGGCCGCTCCGGTGCGCCCGCCGCGTCAGGCTCCGGTCGACCCGCCCGAGGACCTGGACGTCCCCGACTTCCTCAAGTGA
- a CDS encoding UDP-N-acetylmuramoyl-tripeptide--D-alanyl-D-alanine ligase: protein MIPLALSEIARVVGGSLVGDDVLVDGPVVTDSREAQAGSLYVARVGEHADGHQFADGAARAGAVATLGSRPVEATPTVVVPDVQDAFASLARSVVDRVPGLNIIGITGSSGKTSTKDLLGQVLAQDGETVAPQGSYNSEVGVPLTLCRVTAATRHLVVEMGASGVGHIAYLTRMAPPRIGIVLNVGHAHVGEFGSVDAIARTKSELVAALPSDGVAVLNLDDPRVAAMAEKTSARVIGVGRSEAADYRAVDVRSDTSGRASFTLLTSEGSIPVTLAVHGEHHVGNALAVLAAAVESGVELSRAVQTLSGASAQARWRMEVHQLERGITLVNDAYNANPESMSAALAALAQIGRARRTVAVLGAMRELGDESVSAHRAVGTDAVARGIDVVVAVGPDASPVADAVQDAAGAAQRVVDADAAYDLLVSMLQPGDVVLFKSSRDSGLRYLGDRITERFEAEDVL from the coding sequence ATGATCCCTCTGGCATTGAGCGAGATCGCCCGGGTCGTGGGCGGATCTCTGGTGGGCGACGACGTCCTCGTCGACGGCCCGGTCGTGACCGACTCCCGGGAGGCGCAGGCCGGCAGCCTCTACGTCGCACGGGTCGGTGAGCACGCCGACGGGCACCAGTTCGCCGACGGTGCCGCTCGCGCAGGTGCGGTCGCGACCCTCGGCAGCCGACCGGTCGAGGCCACCCCGACCGTCGTCGTCCCCGACGTGCAGGACGCATTCGCGTCCCTGGCGCGCTCGGTCGTGGACCGGGTGCCGGGTCTGAACATCATCGGCATCACCGGCAGCTCGGGGAAGACCTCCACCAAGGACCTGCTCGGGCAGGTGCTCGCGCAGGACGGGGAGACCGTCGCGCCCCAGGGGTCCTACAACTCCGAGGTGGGCGTGCCGCTGACGCTGTGCCGGGTCACCGCTGCCACCCGTCACCTGGTGGTCGAGATGGGGGCCTCGGGTGTGGGACACATCGCCTACCTGACGCGCATGGCGCCGCCCCGGATCGGGATCGTGCTCAACGTGGGTCACGCCCACGTCGGCGAGTTCGGCTCCGTGGACGCCATCGCGCGCACCAAGTCCGAGCTGGTCGCCGCCCTGCCCTCCGACGGCGTGGCCGTGCTGAACCTGGACGACCCGCGGGTCGCCGCGATGGCCGAGAAGACGTCGGCCCGGGTGATCGGGGTGGGCCGTTCGGAGGCTGCGGACTACCGGGCGGTCGACGTACGCTCCGACACCTCCGGCCGGGCGAGTTTCACCCTGCTCACCAGTGAGGGGAGCATCCCGGTGACCCTCGCCGTGCACGGCGAGCACCATGTCGGCAACGCCCTGGCGGTGCTGGCGGCCGCGGTGGAGTCCGGTGTGGAGCTGTCCCGGGCGGTGCAGACCCTGTCGGGTGCATCGGCGCAGGCGCGCTGGCGGATGGAGGTGCACCAGCTGGAGCGGGGCATCACTCTGGTCAACGACGCCTACAACGCCAACCCCGAGTCGATGTCCGCCGCGCTGGCGGCGCTCGCGCAGATCGGGCGCGCACGTCGTACCGTGGCGGTGCTCGGGGCGATGCGGGAACTCGGCGACGAGAGCGTCTCGGCGCACCGCGCCGTGGGCACCGACGCCGTGGCGCGGGGGATCGACGTCGTCGTGGCGGTGGGTCCCGACGCATCGCCGGTCGCCGATGCCGTGCAGGACGCCGCGGGGGCGGCGCAGCGGGTCGTCGACGCCGACGCGGCGTACGACCTGCTGGTCTCCATGCTGCAACCGGGGGACGTCGTGTTGTTCAAGTCGAGCCGCGACTCCGGCCTGCGTTACCTTGGCGACCGGATCACCGAACGGTTCGAAGCGGAGGATGTTTTGTGA
- the murG gene encoding undecaprenyldiphospho-muramoylpentapeptide beta-N-acetylglucosaminyltransferase: MSGGQSPQSAPLRSVLLAGGGTAGHISPLLATAQELAARHPQARITVLGSEGGLEERLVPEAGLELRLIPKVAFPRRPNSAAVRFPVALRGAIAEAGAVVDDVDPQVVVGFGGFVSPPAFFAAKRRGIPMVVHEQNARPGLANRAGARLTPYVATTFRTTQLPHARVIGMPLRTQISRLDRSVGREAARAFFGLRPDLPTVLVTGGSLGAARLNSTFAQRARELSAAGIQVLHVTGRGKEIDLPAVLGGAPYVVLPYVDRMDLAYTAADLAVTRSGAGMVCELATVGLPAVFVPLPVGNGEQKLNAAEMVAAGGAQLVPDEYFTPEWVDAHLIPLLRDEARLQEMAIAARGSGHGESAGTLVTMIEHAATGS, from the coding sequence ATGAGCGGCGGGCAGAGCCCGCAGTCGGCGCCGCTGCGCAGCGTGCTGCTGGCCGGCGGAGGCACCGCGGGGCACATCTCACCGTTGCTGGCGACGGCGCAGGAGCTTGCCGCCCGCCATCCGCAGGCGCGGATCACCGTGCTCGGCAGCGAAGGCGGCCTCGAGGAGCGGCTGGTGCCCGAGGCCGGCCTGGAGCTACGGCTGATCCCGAAGGTCGCCTTCCCGCGCCGACCGAACTCCGCTGCGGTGCGTTTCCCGGTCGCCCTGCGTGGCGCGATCGCAGAGGCCGGCGCGGTGGTCGACGACGTCGACCCGCAGGTCGTCGTCGGATTCGGCGGCTTCGTCAGCCCGCCCGCGTTCTTCGCCGCCAAGCGACGCGGGATCCCGATGGTCGTCCACGAGCAGAACGCCCGACCGGGCCTGGCCAACCGTGCCGGTGCACGCCTCACGCCGTACGTCGCGACCACCTTCCGCACGACGCAGCTGCCGCACGCCCGGGTGATCGGCATGCCGCTGCGGACGCAGATCTCGCGGCTGGACCGGTCCGTCGGTCGCGAGGCGGCCCGCGCCTTCTTCGGACTGCGTCCGGACCTGCCCACCGTGCTGGTGACCGGCGGATCGCTCGGCGCGGCACGACTCAACTCCACGTTCGCGCAGCGGGCCCGGGAGCTGAGCGCCGCAGGCATCCAGGTGCTGCACGTGACCGGCCGCGGCAAGGAGATCGACCTGCCCGCAGTGCTCGGGGGCGCACCGTACGTCGTGCTGCCCTACGTCGACCGGATGGATCTGGCCTACACCGCGGCGGATCTCGCAGTCACCCGCTCCGGTGCCGGGATGGTCTGCGAGCTGGCGACCGTGGGGCTGCCGGCCGTCTTCGTGCCTCTGCCTGTCGGCAACGGCGAGCAGAAGCTGAACGCCGCAGAGATGGTCGCCGCCGGTGGCGCGCAGCTGGTCCCCGATGAGTACTTCACCCCCGAATGGGTCGACGCCCACCTGATCCCGCTGCTGCGCGATGAGGCTCGGCTGCAGGAGATGGCCATCGCCGCACGCGGCTCCGGCCACGGCGAGTCGGCCGGCACTCTCGTCACGATGATCGAGCACGCCGCCACGGGGAGCTGA
- the murD gene encoding UDP-N-acetylmuramoyl-L-alanine--D-glutamate ligase, whose product MPVDDGRRTRLAALDHADADWAGLHVVVFGLGVSGYAAADALLQRGAHLTVLSGAPTDHQREQATVLEILGAVVRFGAEHQQRPGPGTDLVVTSPGIPPTHPYMRAAAAAAVPVWGEVELAWRMRPREGAAPWLSITGTNGKTTTVTMLERILQAGGLRAIAAGNVGTPLVEAVLHPQPYDVLAVELSTFQLHWSSSLSPYASCCLNVAPDHLDWHGSYEEYRRMKGRVYERTQRACVYNEDDSTTRELVEDADVVDGARAIGFTLGLPGPSMLGVVDGVLADRAFVPDRRYAAQLCTVAELAAGDEAPSPHYVADALAAAALARSYDVPPAAVRAGLVGYTPQPHRGQVVATGAGVRWIDDSKATNPGAAAAALRAVEHVVWVAGGQLKGADVEDLVRDAAPRLRAAVLLGADREVIAQVLRRHAPDVPVVQIDSIQTDAMDLAVTEAARLARPGDVVLLAPAAASKDMFSGYPERGDLFAQAARRVSGAGR is encoded by the coding sequence ATGCCGGTCGACGACGGCCGCCGTACCCGCCTCGCCGCCCTCGACCATGCCGACGCGGACTGGGCCGGGCTGCACGTGGTGGTCTTCGGTCTCGGTGTGAGCGGGTACGCCGCTGCCGACGCCCTGCTGCAGCGCGGTGCGCACCTGACGGTGCTGTCTGGCGCCCCCACCGACCACCAGCGCGAGCAGGCGACCGTGCTGGAGATCCTGGGCGCCGTCGTACGGTTCGGCGCCGAGCACCAGCAGCGCCCCGGACCGGGCACCGACCTGGTGGTGACCTCGCCGGGCATCCCGCCCACGCATCCGTACATGCGGGCCGCTGCGGCGGCCGCGGTGCCGGTGTGGGGCGAGGTCGAGCTCGCCTGGCGGATGCGCCCGCGCGAGGGCGCCGCGCCGTGGCTCTCGATCACGGGCACCAACGGCAAGACCACCACCGTCACCATGCTCGAGCGGATCCTGCAGGCAGGCGGGCTGCGCGCGATCGCGGCGGGCAACGTCGGCACGCCGCTCGTCGAGGCGGTGCTGCATCCGCAGCCCTACGACGTGCTGGCCGTCGAGCTGTCGACCTTCCAGCTGCATTGGTCATCCAGCCTGTCGCCGTACGCGTCCTGCTGCCTCAACGTCGCACCGGACCACCTGGACTGGCACGGCTCCTACGAGGAGTACCGCCGGATGAAGGGGCGCGTCTACGAACGCACCCAGCGCGCGTGCGTCTACAACGAGGACGACTCCACGACGCGCGAACTCGTCGAGGACGCCGACGTCGTCGACGGTGCGCGCGCCATCGGATTCACCCTCGGCCTGCCGGGACCATCGATGCTCGGCGTGGTCGACGGAGTGCTCGCCGACCGCGCGTTCGTGCCCGACCGCCGGTACGCCGCGCAGCTGTGCACGGTGGCCGAGCTCGCCGCGGGTGATGAGGCGCCGTCGCCGCACTACGTCGCCGACGCCCTCGCGGCCGCGGCCCTGGCGCGGTCCTACGACGTGCCGCCGGCGGCCGTGCGCGCAGGCCTGGTGGGCTACACGCCCCAGCCGCATCGCGGGCAGGTCGTCGCGACCGGTGCCGGGGTGCGCTGGATCGACGATTCGAAGGCGACCAATCCCGGTGCGGCAGCGGCCGCCCTGCGCGCGGTGGAGCACGTGGTGTGGGTCGCGGGCGGCCAGCTGAAGGGCGCCGACGTCGAGGATCTCGTGCGCGACGCCGCCCCGCGGCTGCGCGCCGCGGTGTTGCTCGGGGCCGATCGCGAGGTGATCGCGCAGGTGCTGCGGCGACACGCGCCCGATGTCCCCGTCGTGCAGATCGACAGCATTCAGACTGACGCCATGGATCTCGCTGTGACCGAGGCTGCCCGCCTCGCCCGGCCGGGCGACGTCGTACTCCTCGCTCCCGCGGCCGCGTCCAAGGACATGTTCTCCGGCTACCCCGAGCGGGGCGACCTCTTCGCGCAGGCCGCCCGTCGGGTGAGCGGAGCCGGTCGATGA
- the ftsW gene encoding putative lipid II flippase FtsW, protein MTASGANPGFDPARGYLQQVKERVTSPVGPYYLILGSGTLLLIFGLTMVLSASSVTSYASATHSSYTIFLNQASFAVVGVIGAFVASRISVRMWKTIAFPVFFFAVFLQLLVFTPLGLTVNGNTNWIGAGGFTMQPSEVGKIAVVLLVATVLSRKRRVLDSYKHLLLPLGPLLFIVLAAVMGGGDLGTCLVLLAIMGAMFFVAGVQLRIFGVAAGAAALGALTFALTSGNRTGRIDAWLGTCMDAQTPGCWQKVHGMYAMADGGWWGVGLGASREKWFWLPEAHNDFIFAIIGEELGIPGTMAVVGLYVVLAYACYRLIVTSNDMFVRLATAGIMLWIVFQAMVNIGSVTGLLPIIGVPLPLVSAGGSALVTTLFALGMLLSFARAEPECRAALQARPSLLRKASAVLASSRAGR, encoded by the coding sequence ATGACCGCGAGTGGCGCCAACCCCGGCTTCGATCCGGCGCGCGGCTATCTGCAGCAGGTCAAGGAGCGGGTGACGTCGCCGGTCGGCCCGTACTACCTGATCCTCGGATCCGGCACCCTGCTGCTGATCTTCGGCCTCACGATGGTGCTGTCGGCGTCCAGCGTCACGTCGTACGCGTCGGCGACGCACTCCTCGTACACGATCTTCTTGAACCAGGCCTCGTTCGCCGTGGTGGGTGTGATCGGCGCGTTCGTCGCAAGTCGGATCAGCGTCCGGATGTGGAAGACCATCGCATTTCCGGTGTTCTTCTTCGCGGTGTTCCTGCAGTTGCTGGTCTTCACGCCCCTTGGCCTGACGGTCAACGGCAACACCAACTGGATCGGTGCGGGCGGCTTCACGATGCAGCCGTCCGAGGTCGGCAAGATCGCTGTCGTCCTGCTCGTCGCGACCGTGCTCTCCCGCAAACGCCGGGTCCTCGACAGCTACAAGCACCTGCTCCTGCCGCTCGGGCCGCTGCTCTTCATCGTGCTCGCCGCTGTCATGGGCGGCGGTGACCTCGGCACCTGCCTCGTGCTGCTGGCCATCATGGGCGCGATGTTCTTCGTGGCCGGTGTGCAGCTGCGTATCTTCGGTGTCGCCGCCGGCGCCGCGGCGCTGGGCGCGTTGACCTTCGCGCTCACCAGCGGCAACCGCACCGGTCGCATCGACGCCTGGCTCGGTACCTGCATGGACGCCCAGACCCCTGGGTGCTGGCAGAAGGTGCACGGCATGTATGCCATGGCCGACGGCGGCTGGTGGGGCGTCGGCCTCGGTGCCAGCCGTGAGAAATGGTTCTGGCTGCCCGAGGCGCACAACGACTTCATCTTCGCCATCATCGGCGAGGAGCTCGGCATCCCCGGCACCATGGCGGTCGTCGGCCTCTACGTCGTGCTGGCGTACGCCTGCTACCGCCTGATCGTCACGAGCAACGACATGTTCGTACGGCTGGCGACGGCAGGGATCATGCTGTGGATCGTCTTCCAGGCCATGGTCAACATCGGATCGGTGACCGGCCTGCTGCCCATCATCGGGGTGCCGCTGCCGCTGGTGTCCGCTGGTGGATCTGCCCTGGTGACGACACTCTTCGCACTCGGAATGCTGCTGTCGTTCGCACGTGCGGAGCCGGAGTGCCGGGCCGCCCTGCAGGCGCGCCCGAGCCTGTTGCGCAAGGCTTCGGCCGTCCTCGCGTCCTCCCGCGCCGGGCGATGA
- a CDS encoding polyphenol oxidase family protein, producing MFWWRETVTGRDGRSADVAFTDRTGGVSSGRLGSLNLGALVGDDPDAVRTNRATVARAMGLAPHRLAFMHQVHGNRTIRTTAAGSGEPQQCDGQVTDVPGLGLAVLVADCTPVLLVDVHAGVVGAVHAGRPGMTNGVVDAALDEMAGLGADAPQAFVGPSVCGRCYEVPEQMREDAARRSPESRAVSWTGTPAIDVASGVVAQLRSRHVPVTWVPGCTRESDRLFSHRRDHGEGRFAGVVVLRERADRGA from the coding sequence GTGTTCTGGTGGCGCGAGACGGTCACCGGCCGTGACGGCCGGTCCGCCGACGTGGCGTTCACCGACCGCACCGGCGGGGTGAGCAGCGGGCGGCTCGGTTCGCTCAACCTGGGCGCTCTCGTTGGCGACGACCCGGACGCCGTACGCACCAATCGCGCCACCGTGGCGCGGGCGATGGGCCTGGCTCCGCACCGGCTCGCCTTCATGCACCAGGTGCACGGCAACCGCACGATCCGGACCACGGCCGCGGGCAGCGGCGAGCCGCAGCAGTGCGACGGTCAGGTCACCGACGTCCCGGGTCTCGGGCTCGCGGTGCTGGTCGCGGACTGCACGCCCGTGCTGCTGGTCGACGTGCACGCCGGGGTGGTCGGAGCCGTCCACGCCGGGCGTCCCGGAATGACCAACGGCGTCGTGGACGCCGCCCTCGACGAGATGGCCGGGCTCGGCGCCGATGCGCCGCAGGCCTTCGTCGGCCCCTCGGTGTGCGGCCGGTGCTACGAGGTGCCCGAGCAGATGCGCGAGGACGCGGCTCGCCGCAGCCCCGAGAGTCGTGCCGTCAGCTGGACCGGCACTCCTGCCATCGACGTCGCGTCCGGTGTGGTCGCGCAGCTGCGCTCCCGTCACGTCCCGGTGACGTGGGTGCCCGGCTGCACCCGGGAGTCCGATCGCCTCTTCTCCCATCGCCGCGACCACGGTGAAGGGCGCTTCGCCGGCGTCGTCGTGCTCCGGGAACGGGCCGACCGTGGCGCCTGA
- a CDS encoding YggS family pyridoxal phosphate-dependent enzyme, whose translation MAPDPRADELAINLAAVQERIAAACASAGRDRGEVSLIVVTKFFPAQDVLRLHALGVRDIGESRDQEAAAKVADLAPDVRADLRVHFIGQLQSNKAPHVSAYADVVHSVDRAKIVAALDRGAVAHERAPQVLVQVDLSGDDAGRGGASPDQVAGLADRIAASHALRLRGVMAVAPLDGDAGAAFARLREVAADVRAHHPDATWISAGMSGDLESAVAAGATHLRVGSAILGSRPPRR comes from the coding sequence GTGGCGCCTGACCCCCGCGCCGACGAGCTCGCCATCAACCTGGCCGCGGTGCAGGAGCGCATCGCGGCGGCGTGCGCGTCCGCCGGGCGCGACCGCGGCGAGGTGTCGCTCATCGTGGTGACGAAGTTCTTCCCCGCGCAGGACGTGCTCCGCCTGCACGCCCTCGGGGTCCGCGACATCGGCGAGAGCCGCGACCAGGAGGCGGCGGCCAAGGTGGCCGACCTCGCGCCGGACGTCCGGGCCGACCTGCGAGTGCACTTCATCGGTCAGCTGCAGTCCAACAAGGCCCCGCACGTGAGCGCGTACGCCGACGTGGTGCACTCGGTCGACCGCGCGAAGATCGTGGCCGCGCTCGACCGGGGGGCCGTCGCCCACGAGCGGGCGCCGCAGGTGCTGGTGCAGGTCGACCTGTCCGGTGACGACGCCGGACGCGGGGGAGCGTCGCCGGACCAGGTGGCCGGGCTCGCGGACCGGATCGCCGCGTCGCATGCGCTGCGCCTGCGCGGGGTGATGGCGGTGGCGCCTCTGGACGGCGATGCGGGGGCGGCGTTCGCCCGGCTGCGCGAGGTGGCCGCCGACGTACGCGCGCATCATCCCGACGCGACGTGGATCTCCGCCGGGATGTCCGGCGATCTCGAGTCGGCCGTCGCCGCGGGTGCGACACACCTGCGTGTCGGCAGCGCAATCCTCGGTTCGCGACCTCCCCGGCGGTAG
- the murC gene encoding UDP-N-acetylmuramate--L-alanine ligase encodes MADGINRRFDFAAPLPLLQDVRAVHLIAIGGSGMSGIAALFLARGVTVTGSDRAENDAVQRLRAAGVPVVIGQSADNVTGLDAGTLVVVSSAIGESNPELAAARERGLRVLHRSQALAVLTQGRRAIAVGGANGKTTTSAMAVVALRSAGAGPSFAIGSDIAGIGANSGVGDGESFVVEADESDGSFVVYRPQIAVVTNVRDDHLDFYGTSERLHAAYDDFAASIRPGGLLVACADDEGSAALARRHAARLRVLTYGRSPGADLRLSDESAEGMSASALLSFPSGERVAMRLQVPGAHNLLNAAAVALALTAGCGIAPEAAVRGLADFRGTSRRFEVRGNAAGVRVVDDYAHNPDKLQAAIRTGLALRDGGRLIVLFQPHLYSRTQAFAEQFAAALRLADEAFVMDVYAAREEPVPGVTGRLLSDRVPGAVFVASGADAVDAVADAARDGDLVLTIGAGDVTALASPILQRLAERSTSS; translated from the coding sequence GTGGCCGACGGCATCAATCGCCGCTTCGACTTCGCCGCGCCGCTGCCCCTGCTGCAGGACGTCCGCGCGGTCCACCTCATCGCCATCGGCGGCTCGGGGATGTCCGGCATCGCCGCGCTCTTCCTGGCGCGCGGGGTCACCGTGACCGGCTCGGACCGGGCCGAGAACGACGCCGTGCAGCGACTACGCGCTGCCGGTGTGCCCGTCGTGATCGGCCAGAGCGCCGACAACGTGACCGGGCTCGACGCGGGGACCCTGGTGGTCGTCTCCAGTGCCATCGGGGAGAGCAATCCGGAACTGGCGGCGGCGCGCGAGCGCGGACTGCGGGTGCTGCACCGCTCACAGGCCCTCGCCGTGCTCACGCAGGGACGCCGGGCGATCGCCGTCGGCGGCGCCAACGGCAAGACCACCACCAGCGCCATGGCGGTCGTCGCGCTGCGCTCCGCGGGGGCGGGACCGTCGTTCGCGATCGGCTCCGACATCGCGGGCATCGGCGCCAATTCCGGTGTCGGCGACGGCGAGTCGTTCGTCGTCGAGGCCGACGAGAGCGACGGCTCGTTCGTGGTCTACCGGCCGCAGATCGCCGTCGTGACGAATGTGCGCGACGACCACCTCGATTTCTACGGCACCAGTGAGCGGCTGCACGCGGCGTACGACGACTTCGCCGCCTCGATCCGGCCGGGCGGGTTGCTCGTCGCATGCGCGGACGACGAGGGGAGTGCGGCCCTGGCACGCCGGCACGCGGCCCGCCTGCGAGTGCTCACCTACGGCAGGTCGCCCGGCGCCGACCTGCGCCTGAGCGACGAGAGCGCCGAGGGGATGTCGGCATCCGCCCTGCTGTCCTTCCCGTCCGGGGAGCGGGTGGCGATGCGCCTGCAGGTCCCGGGCGCGCACAACCTGCTGAACGCCGCCGCGGTGGCCCTCGCGCTGACCGCCGGCTGCGGCATCGCGCCCGAGGCAGCCGTCCGCGGGCTCGCCGACTTCCGTGGCACCTCCCGCCGGTTCGAGGTGCGGGGGAACGCGGCCGGCGTGCGCGTCGTCGACGACTACGCGCACAACCCCGACAAGCTCCAGGCCGCGATCCGCACGGGCCTGGCACTGCGTGACGGGGGGCGCCTGATCGTGCTGTTCCAACCGCACCTGTACTCCCGCACGCAGGCCTTCGCCGAACAGTTCGCCGCGGCACTGCGACTGGCGGACGAGGCGTTCGTCATGGACGTCTATGCCGCCCGCGAGGAGCCGGTGCCCGGAGTGACCGGGCGACTGCTCTCGGACCGGGTCCCCGGAGCGGTCTTCGTGGCCTCCGGAGCCGACGCGGTGGACGCCGTCGCCGACGCCGCACGCGACGGCGACCTCGTTCTCACGATCGGCGCGGGCGACGTCACCGCCCTGGCGTCTCCCATCCTGCAGCGGCTCGCCGAACGCTCGACCTCTAGTTGA